A stretch of the Panicum virgatum strain AP13 chromosome 9N, P.virgatum_v5, whole genome shotgun sequence genome encodes the following:
- the LOC120688193 gene encoding autophagy-related protein 3-like — MQVKHKVYELYKGTVERVTGPRTVSAFLEKGVLSVPEFILTGDNLVAKCPTWSWEAGDPSKRKSYLPADKQFLVTRNVPCLRRAIKVEEEYDAAGAELVLDDDEDGEGWLATHGVQASKPDEEEDIPSMDTLDIGKYDGIKSIPTYFSGGKKEEEEEDIPDMDTYEDTGDNLVAAEPSYFVAEEPEDDNILRTRTYDVSITYDKYYQTPRIWLTGYDESRMPLKPELVLEDISKDHAGKTVTIEDHPHLLAGKHASVHPCKHAAVMKKIIDVLMSRGGEPEVDKYLFIFLKFIASVIPTIEYDYTMDFDLGSTS, encoded by the exons ATGCAGGTGAAGCACAAGGTGTACGAGCTCTACAAGGGCACGGTGGAGCGGGTCACGGGCCCGCGCACCGTCTCAGCCTTCCTCGAGAAGGGCGTCCTCTCCGTACCCGAGTTCATCCTCACCGGCGACAACCTCGTCGCCAAGTGCCCCACCTGGTCCTG GGAAGCGGGCGACCCAAGCAAGCGGAAGTCGTATCTCCCCGCCGATAAGCAGTTCCTCGTCACCCGCAACG TGCCTTGTTTAAGACGTGCCATCAAGGTCGAAGAAGAGTATGATGCAGCTGGAGCCGAGTTGGTTCTCGATGATGATGAGGACGGTGAAGGCTGGCTCGCAACACATGGCGTGCAAG CATCAAAgccagatgaggaggaagacaTACCCTCAATGGATACATTGGACATAGGGAAATATGATGGAATCAAGTCTATTCCCACCTACTTTAGCGGTGgtaagaaggaagaagaggaggaagatatACCTGACATGGACACTTATGAAGACACAGGGGATAATTTG GTTGCTGCTGAGCCGTCATACTTTGTCGCTGAAGAGCCCGAAGATGACAATATTCTTCGTACCAGAACATATGATGTTAGCATAAC GTATGACAAATACTACCAAACTCCACGTATCTGGCTGACTGGATATGATGAG TCGAGAATGCCACTAAAGCCTGAACTTGTGCTTGAAGATATCAGCAAAGACCATGCAGGGAAAACG GTGACTATTGAAGACCATCCTCACTTGTTAGCAGGAAAGCATGCTTCGGTTCACCCATGCAAGCATGCAGCTGTGATGAAAAAGATAATTGATGTTCTTATGTCTCGAGGAGGTGAACCTGAAGTTGACAA GTAccttttcatatttttgaaattcaTAGCATCAGTCATACCAACTATTGAGTATGATTACACAATGGACTTTGACCTGGGCAGTACAAGCTGA